The following proteins are encoded in a genomic region of Diabrotica virgifera virgifera chromosome 1, PGI_DIABVI_V3a:
- the LOC114330288 gene encoding small nuclear ribonucleoprotein F gives MSAAMPINPKPFLNGLTGKAVIVKLKWGHEYKGYLVSADGYMNLQLANTEEYIEGKPTGTLGEVLVRCNNILYIRGAEDDDEEGEMRE, from the exons ATGTCAGCTGCTATGCCAATAAATCCAAAACCATTCCTTAATGGTCTCACAGGAAAAGCAGTCATAGTAAAACTAAAATGGGGCCACGAATATAAAGGATATCTTGTTTCGGCTGATGGATATATGAATTTACAGTTGGCTAACACTGAAGAATATATTGAAGGAAAACCTACAG GTACCTTAGGCGAAGTACTTGTTAGGtgtaataatattttatatatcaGAGGTGCAGAGGATGATGACGAAGAGGGAGAAATGAGGgaataa